In one window of Bdellovibrio bacteriovorus W DNA:
- a CDS encoding hypothetical protein (COG3042 Putative hemolysin) — protein MRVLLLFAILVFSSLSVFSANNNPWMRSCRIEQGQFWLVKAQQELALCLFDDAAIGAETLFLYKTNQKKPLAVAAYLNRESAATRGGVCGTYGAELLEARDSQGQSFNLCKFQDGSLIEETTLWLGPDSGSTDALDKALSTKY, from the coding sequence GTGAGAGTTTTATTACTTTTTGCAATTCTTGTATTTTCAAGTTTGTCTGTATTTTCAGCTAATAACAATCCGTGGATGCGTTCTTGTCGGATTGAACAAGGGCAGTTTTGGTTGGTGAAAGCTCAACAAGAGTTGGCTCTTTGCCTTTTTGATGACGCCGCTATTGGGGCAGAGACTTTGTTTCTCTATAAAACCAATCAGAAGAAACCACTGGCGGTTGCTGCCTATCTAAACCGTGAATCTGCAGCTACTCGCGGTGGCGTGTGTGGTACATACGGTGCTGAATTGTTAGAAGCTAGAGACAGCCAAGGTCAGTCATTCAATCTTTGTAAGTTCCAAGACGGCTCTTTGATTGAAGAAACGACTCTTTGGCTAGGTCCAGACTCTGGAAGCACTGATGCTTTAGATAAAGCACTTTCTACAAAGTACTAA